The Lepisosteus oculatus isolate fLepOcu1 chromosome 4, fLepOcu1.hap2, whole genome shotgun sequence genome window below encodes:
- the LOC102692542 gene encoding dual specificity protein phosphatase 13A-like — MSVAESSTSTGSEAPSEDCSSSAQPGSPSVKELEDLLYSGKSSCNHVDEVWPNLFLGDMFVVHDRYRLWKMGITHVLNAAHGKMYCQGSHDFYGTTIDYYGVPAHDLPEFNLFPFFYPSAEYIHKGLSTPGARVFVHCAVGVSRSAALVLAYLMIHHHLSLVDAIKTVKESRWIFPNRGFLKQLRSLDMKLRPQRHSAEGKP; from the exons ATGTCAGTGGCAGAAAGCAGTACGTCTACTGGATCGGAGGCACCCTCTGAAGACTGCAGCAGCAGTGCTCAGCCTGGCAGTCCCTCTGTAAAAGAGCTGGAGGACCTCTTGTACAGCGGTAAATCGTCCTGTAACCATGTCGATGAGGTGTGGCCCAACCTCTTCCTCGGGGACAT GTTTGTGGTCCATGACAGATACAGGCTGTGGAAGATGGGGATCACTCATGTCCTCAATGCTGCTCATGGAAAGATGTACTGCCAGGGAAGTCATGATTTTTATGGTACAACCATAGACTACTATGGAGTCCCAGCTCATGACCTGCCAGAGTTCAACCTGTTCCCCTTCTTCTACCCCTCTGCTGAGTACATACACAAGGGTTTGAGCACTCCAGGTG ccagagtgTTTGTGCACTGCGCGGTGGGCGTGAGCCGGTCTGCCGCCCTGGTGCTGGCCTACCTGATGATCCACCACCATCTCTCGTTGGTTGATGCCATCAAAACAGTAAAGGAGAGCAGGTGGATTTTCCCCAACAGAGGATTCCTGAAACAGCTGAGGAGCTTGGATATGAAATTACGCCCACAAAGACACTCAGCCGAGGGGAAACCATGA
- the LOC107077306 gene encoding dual specificity protein phosphatase 13A has product MAGTSSRSAGTEKQMASSGEWRNGLLCVRDLENILDTCKLELTQVDEVWPNLYIGNVAIAQDRKALQKMGVTHILNAAHSKQGSIGDQAFYGEKIQYFGIPADDSPDFDLSVYFKPTACFIHKALKKTDGKVLVHCIMGMSRSASLVLAYLMLHQRLSLSEAIQHIIQKRAIYPNRNFLKQLGDLDLQLSRKRRICPIL; this is encoded by the exons ATGGCAGGAACGTCCTCTCGTTCAGCCGGAACCGAGAAGCAAATGGCATCCTCAGGAGAATGGCGAAACGGCCTGCTTTGTGTCCGGGACCTGGAGAATATTCTGGACACCTGCAAACTAGAGCTGACTCAAGTAGACGAGGTCTGGCCAAACTTGTATATTGGAAACGT GGCAATAGCCCAGGACAGGAAAGCCTTACAGAAAATGGGTGTCACTCACATTCTGAACGCCGCACATTCCAAGCAGGGCAGCATAGGGGACCAGGCCTTCTATGGAGAGAAGATTCAGTACTTCGGCATCCCAGCAGATGACTCCCCGGACtttgacctgagtgtgtacttCAAACCAACCGCATGCTTCATTCACAAAGCCCTGAAGAAGACAGATG GAAAGGTGTTAGTGCACTGCATCATGGGAATGAGCCGGTCTGCCAGCCTGGTCCTGGCCTACCTCATGCTACACCAACGGCTTTCTCTCAGCGAGGCCATCCAACACATTATCCAGAAAAGAGCCATTTATCCCAACAGAAACTTCCTGAAACAATTAGGAGATCTGGATTTACAGCTGAGCAGAAAACGAAGAATCTGTCCAATTCTCTAA
- the dusp13a gene encoding dual specificity protein phosphatase 13B, producing MALKKEKEVVASKGEYEPPPLSELQNLLWMNRHSTGHVNEVWPNLYIGDSYTARDKGALFNLGITHIVNAADGRYHVNTGACFYSDMPVLYYGVEADDHPEFDLSLFFYPTARFIRSALSQKGKVFVHCAMGISRSAALVLAFLMICENLTLVDAIKTVRKHRDVCPNSGFLSQLRELDLALMLERKRKAALYKL from the exons ATGGCCTtgaaaaaagagaaggaagttGTGGCAAGCAAGGGCGAGTACGAACCTCCGCCTCTTTCAGAACTGCAGAACCTCCTGTGGATGAACAGGCATTCCACCGGACATGTCAATGAAGTCTGGCCTAATCTCTATATCGGAGATtc gTACACGGCTCGGGACAAAGGCGCTCTGTTTAACCTGGGAATCACCCACATCGTGAACGCTGCAGACGGGCGCTACCATGTGAACACAGGCGCCTGTTTCTACAGCGACATGCCGGTACTGTATTATGGGGTGGAGGCCGATGATCACCCAGAGTTCGATCTCAGCCTCTTCTTTTACCCCACGGCCAGATTCATACGGTCGGCCCTTTCGCAGAAAGGCAA AGTGTTTGTCCACTGTGCAATGGGAATCAGCCGCTCTGCAGCACTGGTACTGGCTTTCCTGATGATCTGCGAGAACCTCACTCTGGTCGATGCCATCAAGACTGTCCGCAAGCACAGAGACGTTTGCCCAAACTCGGGATTCCTGAGCCAACTGAGAGAGCTGGACCTCGCCCTGATGCTGGAGAGGAAGAGAAAGGCAGCGCTGTACAAACTCTGA
- the LOC102692339 gene encoding dual specificity protein phosphatase 13B-like: MPGSAGCGQRGPGGHHTPTVPELQRLLWVRGGVSGHVDQVWPKVYLGDAWAAKDKRALQSLGITHILNAAHGKHNVCTGPSYYSDTKVTYHGVEAFDSPAFDMSPFFYSAAQFIKAAVSTPGGKVFVHCAMGLSRSATLVLAFLMLHEDMSLVEAIKAVSEHRNVSPNSGFLSQLRELDMRLASERGPRTGRF, translated from the exons ATGCCTGGCAGTGCAGGATGTGGCCAGCGGGGGCCTGGGGGACACCACACCCCCACTGTGCCCGAACTCCAGAGGCTCCTTTGGGTGCGAGGTGGGGTCAGTGGACACGTGGACCAGGTCTGGCCAAAGGTCTACCTTGGAGACGC GTGGGCCGCCAAAGATAAGAGGGCCCTTCAGTCACTCGGCATCACGCACATCCTGAACGCTGCTCACGGAAAGCACAACGTCTGCACGGGACCGAGCTACTACAGCGACACAAAGGTCACCTACCACGGGGTGGAGGCGTTTGACAGCCCGGCGTTTGACATGAGTCCGTTCTTCTACTCCGCGGCTCAGTTCATCAAGGCTGCCGTGAGTACCCCCGGAG GTAAAGTGTTTGTCCACTGCGCAATGGGACTGAGTCGGTCTGCCACGCTGGTCCTGGCCTTCCTGATGCTCCATGAGGACATGAGCCTGGTGGAGGCCATCAAGGCGGTCAGCGAGCACAGGAATGTCTCCCCCAACTCGGGCTTCTTGAGCCAGCTGCGAGAGCTGGACATGAGGCTGGCCAGCGAGAGAGGGCCACGAACGGGCCGATTCTGA